A window of Flavobacterium psychrophilum genomic DNA:
CTTATAGCGTAAAAGTTATAAAACTTCTTGACTTTGGTGCAGTAGTAGAATACCTTGACGCTCCTGGTAATGAAGTATTACTTCACGTATCTGAGCTTGCATGGGAACGCACTGAAAACGTAACTGATGTTGTAAACATGGGTGATGTATTTGACGTGAAATACCTTGGTATAGATCCTAAAACAAGAAAAGAAAAAGTTTCAAGAAAAGCACTTCTACCTCGTCCTCCAAGAGATGAGAATGCTCCTCAGCGTGAAGACCGTGGCCCAAGAGAAGATCGTGGCCCGCGTGACTTTAACAGAGGTGGCGGAAGAGATAATAACCGTGGAAACTCAAGAGATGACAGAAATTCACGCGATCGTGCCCCTAGGGAAGAGCGCAGGAATGATGAAGCTCCTAAAGATGAAAATAAAGGTGATGAGCCTAAAGAATCTTAATTACTGATAAGGTTAATTCATAAAAAACCTGCTGCTGAAAAGTGGCAGGTTTTTTACTTTTAGCCTATACACCAATGCTATAAATTATATATTTTTGACACAAAATAAAGCTATGATTTTTAGAGAAGCTATAACACAAGACATACCCCAAATGCAAGTTATAAGGCACCTGGTAAAAGAAAATGTGCTTTCTGACCCTGCTTTAGTATCTGATGCCGACGTAGAGGATTACATAAGCCAACGAGGAAAAGGATGGGTATGCGAAATTGAAAGTAAAATTGTAGGCTTTGCTATTGCCGACCTTGTAGATAATAATATATGGGCACTCTTTATTGACCCTGAATTTGAAGCCAGAGGTATTGGAAAGACATTGCACAAAATTATGTTAGACTGGTTTTTCGGGCAAACGCAAAACACGTTATGGCTAAGCACCGGATTTAACACAAGGGCTGATGAATTTTACCGCAGGCAAGGCTGGAAAGAAGCCGGGCTGTATGGTACTAAAGAAACTAAGTTTGAAATGACTTTTGAAGACTGGAAGAATTTCTCTCAAAAATAATTTTACTTTCCTCATTGAAAAGAAATTAAAAAGGAGCATTATTATGTGCTCCTTTTCTTTACTGCCTGTAGTTTATTCCAAAACTTAAACTATGTGCTCCAAAGTCTGACTGTACATGCTTGCTAAATTGTCCGTACGGCGTGTAGTTGTAACTCAGCTGAAAGCCTATGTTATCAATATTAAA
This region includes:
- a CDS encoding GCN5 family acetyltransferase, which produces MIFREAITQDIPQMQVIRHLVKENVLSDPALVSDADVEDYISQRGKGWVCEIESKIVGFAIADLVDNNIWALFIDPEFEARGIGKTLHKIMLDWFFGQTQNTLWLSTGFNTRADEFYRRQGWKEAGLYGTKETKFEMTFEDWKNFSQK